The following nucleotide sequence is from Saimiri boliviensis isolate mSaiBol1 chromosome 6, mSaiBol1.pri, whole genome shotgun sequence.
tttcaccatgttgaccaggacggtctcgatctcttgacctcgtgatccacccgcctcggcctcccaaagtgctgggattacaggcttgagccaccgtgcccggccccttccATAAATATGTTAAGAGAAGAGCACatgtctgtcagctcccactgcattggcttacagtatccttgtattagaaatcctttgaagtctccagcacccagataagaagtgttgtgcatgacacctgctgcacacagcccacctctttgcctcagtgacctaatggggtggaccccttttctgtacacgaccctctactactgtGCACGGCACGGCCCCCTactgcgcacggcccacctctctgcccaggtgacatatgGGGTGGCCCCATCGCTTGTGACTCAGGTGATTACATATGTCCTATCACTAAGCCtctagatgatgacctcactcacgaccCTTCCCCTTGCTTGTATCTAATAAATACAGACTCTCCTGTATGTTCGGGGCCTCGCCTGTCTCTGCTCGTAAGTGGTGTCCAGATGTTCTTCACCAGTCCTTCTGTGCCCTGCctctttacttctcagatcctgcacctcagcacaggaTAGGGGACACCCACGACCCCGAAGGGGCGAGGCCCCACAGCAGTGTTCTTATGCATACAATAGAGGCAGATTCCTACCTACCTTCAGAAAGGGAGGCCTCCTTACCAGCAGCTGGACTCATGAACATGTGGCTCTGGGGAGCTGGTTGTCACTGAGGTCACTCAGGGTCATGCACCCTCGGGGTCACATCCTGCTTCAGTGAATGCTCAACAGGAGTGGTGGGGCCCAGACCTCCCGCCTGCCCTGGATGTGTGCTGGGGCCATCCCAGCTGCACCAGCTGTGAAGCAGCTTGGGTTCACCTCTcgcttccttctctccttcctgcagAGCCCCCGATAACGTGCTACACACAAATCTCCTCTGGGGAATGTGGACAGGAGCCCCCTCACAGGCCTTTGGGTCATTCCAGGGCCTGGTTATTCCAGTTTCcctttgtgaaaggaaaataaatctcgggattccaaaatcactaagccaagaAACAAAGTCAAGCTGGGGGCTTCGACGTCAAGCAAAACCGCCTTGCATTTTATTCCTGAATAAGAGATTAAACAGCTACATCCCTCCCTCACAGTCCGCTCACCAAGGAATTCCTTGCGGGTCTCACGATGTTACCTTAAAGTTCTGGTGAACTTCACCCTGGCGCCGTAAACTGATAACTTACCTTCACAGGTGCAAGACagaaagtcatccctctgctcacctgagactAATGCATACCTGATTGCTTCCTGTGTcctattgtttatgtaaaaatgcagtttCACTGAGCCAGAccaaattgtgtattcagtgaaaaGCTGAACcaggactcaaaagaatgcaaccttttgtctCTGATttgcctatgacctggaagctgcCCCTTGCCGAGTTCTGAACAGAACCAATGTACAGCTCACACATATTGATGGATGtctcatgtcttcctaaaatgtataaaagcaagctgtggCCTGAACACCTTGGGCACATATCAGAACCTCCTGAGGATCTGTTACGGGCacgtccttaaccttggcaaaataaatcaGCTTTCTAAGTTGATTGGGGCCTGcctcggattttttttttttttgagacggagttttactcttgttacccaggctggagtgcaatggcgcgatctcggctcaccgcaacctccgcctcctgggttcaggcaattctcctgcctcagcctcctgagtagctgggattacaggcacgtgccaccatgcccagctaatgttttgtatttttagtagagacggggtttcaccatgttgaccaggatggtctcgatctcttgacctcgtgatccagccgccccggcctcccaaagtgctgggattacaggcttgagccaccgcgcccagcctgcctCGGATATTTTAAGTTCACACCTGGAGTGCTGCAGTGTTGTGGGCAGAGGAGGGACACACCTGTCTTCTGTTTTAATGTCATCACTCTGTCTGCAGCAGTGAGAACAGACTCTCCAGGGGCTTGTGAAAGGAATGTAAATCTTGAGCTGCCACAATCGCTAAAGGAACATCAAGCAGGGGATTGCTTAGGGCCAGCACCCCTCTGCCCACTGAGATGAAAGCATATCCAACTGCCTCCTTTAAAgaagctaatcagaaactcaaaagaatgcaaccatttgtctctgaTCTACCTAGGACCCACTTCAACTCTCCCCGACTTGCTTTGCAtggtcctgcctttccagactcAACCAACTTGTTTgtcttacatatgttgattgattcTCCTGTTTCCCtagaatgtataaaaccaaactatgctctgaccaccttggacACGTGGTCCGGAGCTCCTGAGGCTGTCCCGGGCacgtcctcaaccttggcaaaataaactttctacatCAGCTGAGGCTTGTCTCAGACGTTTGGGGTCCACAGGCTCAACAGCAGGAAGGAACCCCCCACCCAACCATCCCCTGCAGGTGGCCAGTGCGGGtcctggaggaggggagggcagctTGGTCACAGGCCCCTGGGAGTGTGGCCGGCTGGGAGACTGGGAAGCTGGGCCTTCTGGCCGGATGGGTGCAGGAGCACCACGGCTGGGGAAAGGGTTGGGGAGTGGATGGGGGTCCAGTGAGCCCTTCTGCACAGAGCAGGCACCGGGTGTGAGAATCCAGAGCTGGGGACCCACACCAGTGTTTCTAAGGGGAAGTCTGGGCTAGAGACATGAATGAGCGTCGTCAGCGTACAGAGGCATCTACAGCCAGAGACAAGACCAGGGGGGACCTCGAGCCCTAACCGGACCCCTCAACACGGACATTCTGGGATtagggagggcaggaaggaggctgaggacGGATGCGTCCACCACAGGAGTCCGCAGGCGCCCTGAGCCCCGACGCCGGGGTTAACAGCTGTCGCTGGTCCCTGGGGTTCCCCCTGCCGGCCCCTTGCAGACTGCACCCCATCTCCCCACCGTCCCCTCTCGTGAGGTTCCCTCCTCAGGTGTCCTGTGACAGCTGCCCTCCCTGTCCCCTTGCAGGGACGCCTGTGCTCCTGGGGCCTGGAGCTCCTGCTCTGAGAGCGTCAGGGACAGACTGCAGTTCGGAGTCCTGGGAACACACGGGCTGTGGTCTCAGCAGCTCTGGTTCTGAGGAGGGGGCTCCTGTATATCCCTGAATTGTGAGGCCCATGGCCCTGAGGCGGCACCTCCGACTCCTCTTggcttggggtggggggggtctGGCCAACGGTCTACGCACCGCCCACTGCCCACTTGGCCAGCAGCCTTCGATGGGGTGGGGGGTCTCTGCCACTGCCCGGCAGCAGCCTTCCAAGCCCCCCTGAAGGGATGTCCATCAGGAGGGGCCCTGCTGGGTGGTCTGAGGCAGCCTCAAACGGGGctccctggggtgggggctgaggggCGGGCCACACCCTCAGCCTGCAGGCTGTAATTTGTGTTAAATATAGCTGCTGAGGGGCTGGGCCGGGAGGGCGGCAGGGCTATAAGCGAGTGGGTGCCCACCCTCCCAGCTCCAGTCTCAGTGTGAAGAGACGGCGCTGGAACCCATGGACACCGCGTATCCCCGAGAGGACCCCCGGGCCCCCACGCCCAGCAAGGCTGGCGCCCACACAGCCCTCACACTGGGGGCCCCGCAGCCCCCACCCCGGGACCACCTGATCTGGTCGGTGTTCAGCACCCTCTACCTGAACCTGTGCTGCCTCGGTTTCCTGGCGCTGGCTTACTCCAtcaaggtgggtgggtggggtggctccACCCCTACTCCATCAAGGTGGGTGGGGGGGAGGGAGCAGGGGGCAGGACGTGCGGAACTTCCCAGGGGTCCTTGCTCTACTGGGGGGCCGCAGGAGGCTCTGCTTGCCAGTGAGGGTCTCTGTGGGCACCGCTTGTGAAGGTGACTCCATCAGCATGGCCCGGAAAGAGCCCCTCACAGAGGTGAGGCCACGGGGCTTCTCCATTAAACGCGGGGGCCCCTTCTTAAGGTGGTCTGGCCCACCCAAGAGCACAGAGGCCACTGGGAGGCACCCGGAGAGGTGTCTGTCATCAAGGGGGTTCACATGCTGTGGGCTTCTTGAACAGTGTCCCCTTGGTCTTTAGCTCCTgagtggcagggtgggggtgTTTCAGCACCCTGGGGGACCCTCACCCATAGAGCTCTTACAGGCTCACGCTGGCCTGGGATGGCCCCTGGGTCCATAGCTGGGGCCCCAGGGAGTGCCTCCCCAGGCCACACCTCTCTATCCAGATTTTGGGGCCTTTTAggtgcctggggtgggggtgggaagggccCCCAGGCCCTGAGGACACGTAGACATCTGGCCCCATGGTCACCCTGCAGGCCCGGGATCAGAAGGTGGCCGGGGACCTGGAAGCGGCCCGGCGTTTCGGCTCCAAAGCCAAGTGCTACAACATCCTGGCCGCGATGTGGACGCTGGTGCCGCCGCTGCTGCTCCTGGGGCTGGTGGTGACCGGCGCCCTGCACCTGGCCCGGCTGGCCAAGGGCTCCGCCACCTTCTTCAGCACCAAGTTTGAAGATGGGGACTACGACTGACAGGCTGGGTCCTGACGGGGGCCCCCAGCCCCAGGACACTGACCCCAGGGTGCTTCCCTGAGCCCGGCCCTTCTGTGGGGCCTCCATCCCTGCCCCATCCTGACCCTGGGCCCTGCAGCCCCAGCATGGGTCCCTCACGCTGGCCCAGCCAGACCCCAGGGGCCTCACCCTAACCTGAGGGCTCCCACGCCCTAACTCtgccccccgcccctccctcctCACATTCCAGGCTCCTTGGTTTCACAATTAAAAGTGCCTGGTTCCAGAAAGTGCCTCCTGGGTCTCCTTCCTGCCCAGCATAGGGGAAGGAGCTGCCCTAGGGATCACTGAAGCCAAATGCCACAGGGCCGACACTGACTCAATGGCGGGAGGTCCCCCCGCAGCTGTGTCGCTCCGCTCTTCCACTGGCCACGTCCTGACCGGCCCCTTCTCTCAGTCGCTGGCCGGCCTGTGGCTTCTGGGGCGGAGGCCCAGGGTATTTTCGGCTGCAGTTGGGGACCCAGCCTTTGATCTCTGCTACTCTGTGGTTTAGCGGCCTGTGCTCCGGAACACCACGGGTGTGTCCCAACTCCACGTGTGCCCCAAGTCTGCGTGGGGTCCTCTGGTGTGTGCCTCCTTCCTTCTGGGTCGTTCTGCCCATCCCCATGACCCTGGGTCCCCTTAATTCTGAGAAGTCCCAGTCCCCACGGTGGTTTTCCTTCCTCTTGGGCCAGTGGGGGTGTC
It contains:
- the IFITM5 gene encoding interferon-induced transmembrane protein 5 is translated as MDTAYPREDPRAPTPSKAGAHTALTLGAPQPPPRDHLIWSVFSTLYLNLCCLGFLALAYSIKARDQKVAGDLEAARRFGSKAKCYNILAAMWTLVPPLLLLGLVVTGALHLARLAKGSATFFSTKFEDGDYD